One Huiozyma naganishii CBS 8797 chromosome 4, complete genome genomic region harbors:
- the ARE2 gene encoding sterol acyltransferase (similar to Saccharomyces cerevisiae ARE1 (YCR048W) and ARE2 (YNR019W); ancestral locus Anc_6.317), which yields MAVTERSSITDDLGDDEVQATRAASAASVDDESTNPPNDAHLQRHIAVLKDKIAARYRQGKKQRKGDGDGDSSPAFISYFDDVDFHIRSSILDGSITEPFQLHFKGPTLEAEIKTRERARRQLIRENILSRKLSGGGDDRDGDDAQEQLQKEVPFDNSPLPTSFSGLYVATWMAVGLSVVKFVLDYYWDSHHRFMQWEVVDTMTTGLFRVAAMDAAMYLATYVVFSVQWLCKHRVLKWYNAGWWIVALYEPLFVVAFIYINDQVLEFHWIARIFLFLHSLVLLMKMHSFAFYNGYLWSIHNELQEDRASLARLQDIAAVSDDKAIETTRSTLNKSLEFCRFELESQSIGGVSFPQTITVKNYFMFTMFPTLVYQSEYPRTEKIRWHYVVEKLFAIFGTIFVMIVTAQVFMYPVVLRCTAVRESQWTSWFERLVTWSGLLVDILPSFIAIYLLDFYLIWDAILNCIAELTMFGDRYFYGDWWNCVTWDEFSRIWNVPVYKFLLRHVYHSSISTLKLSKQQATFMTFFISSVVHEMAMYVIFKRLRFYLFCFQMLQLPLVAISNCAFFRGKPIIGNVIFWIGICIGPGLMCTLYLTI from the coding sequence ATGGCAGTGACGGAGAGGAGTTCTATCACAGACGATCTGGGGGACGACGAGGTGCAGGCGACCCGCGCCGCGTCCGCGGCCAGCGTGGATGACGAGAGTACCAACCCGCCCAACGACGCCCACTTGCAGAGGCACATCGCAGTGCTCAAGGACAAGATCGCCGCGAGGTACAGGCAGGGGAAGAAGCAGCGCAAGGGGGACGGGGACGGGGACTCCTCACCGGCGTTCATCTCGTACTTCGACGACGTGGACTTCCATATCAGATCGTCCATTTTGGACGGGTCCATCACAGAACCCTTCCAGTTACACTTCAAGGGCCCCACGTTGGAGGCTGAGATTAAGACCAGGGAGCGTGCTAGAAGACAACTCATCCGCGAGAACATCCTCAGCAGGAAACTGTCTGGTGGGGGTGACGATCgcgacggcgacgacgCTCAGGAGCAACTACAAAAGGAGGTGCCCTTCGACAACTCGCCGCTCCCCACGTCGTTCTCAGGGCTGTACGTGGCCACTTGGATGGCCGTCGGGCTCTCCGTCGTCAAGTTCGTGCTGGATTACTACTGGGACTCGCACCACAGATTCATGCAGTGGGAGGTCGTAGACACCATGACTACGGGTCTCTTCCGCGTCGCAGCAATGGATGCAGCGATGTACTTGGCCACATACGTCGTCTTCTCCGTGCAGTGGTTGTGTAAACACCGCGTGCTCAAATGGTACAATGCCGGGTGGTGGATCGTGGCACTGTACGAACCCTTGTTTGTCGTCGCTTTCATCTATATCAACGACCAGGTGCTAGAGTTCCACTGGATTGCACGgatcttcctcttcctaCACTCGCTTGTTTTGCTTATGAAGATGCACTCGTTTGCCTTCTACAACGGGTACCTGTGGTCCATCCACAACGAATTGCAAGAGGACAGAGCCTCTTTGGCACGTCTACAGGACATTGCGGCGGTATCTGACGACAAAGCGATCGAGACGACAAGAAGTACGCTGAACAAGAGTCTCGAGTTTTGCCGCTTCGAACTAGAGTCGCAGTCAATCGGGGGCGTCTCCTTCCCGCAGACGATCACCGTCAAGAACTACTTCATGTTCACAATGTTCCCCACTTTGGTGTACCAGAGCGAGTACCCTCGCACGGAGAAGATCCGCTGGCATTACGTCGTCGAGAAACTGTTCGCCATCTTTGGTACCATCTTCGTCATGATTGTCACCGCACAAGTGTTCATGTACCCTGTTGTGCTTCGGTGCACCGCGGTCCGCGAGTCCCAATGGACCTCCTGGTTCGAAAGACTCGTCACTTGGTCTGGCCTGCTCGTCGACATCCTGCCCAGCTTCATAGCGATCTACCTGCTCGACTTCTACCTCATCTGGGACGCCATATTGAACTGCATCGCAGAACTCACCATGTTTGGCGACAGGTACTTTTATGGGGACTGGTGGAACTGCGTCACATGGGACGAGTTCTCGCGTATCTGGAACGTCCCAGTGTACAAGTTCTTACTCCGCCACGTCTACCACAGCTCCATCAGCACATTGAAACTGTCCAAACAGCAGGCCACGTTCATGACTTTCTTCATCAGCTCTGTCGTTCATGAAATGGCCATGTACGTgatcttcaaaagactTCGGTTTTACCTGTTCTGCTTCCAAATGTTACAACTGCCCCTAGTGGCCATCAGCAACTGTGCCTTCTTCAGAGGCAAACCAATCATCGGGAACGTTATTTTCTGGATCGGTATCTGCATTGGACCTGGGCTCATGTGCACTTTGTACTTGACCATTTGA
- the RCF2 gene encoding Rcf2p (similar to Saccharomyces cerevisiae YNR018W; ancestral locus Anc_6.314) codes for MKILTSQEIKDHSAYTLKGGLYGCLAGLAVSGLVFRLGPRRFPRFQPQGMPWSIRTALFIAPPTLLTAIFAEEASNKFDSLTYSGDYNREQSQRDRLEREGMSLKDRAVASLSVHKYKIITTLWAGSLWGSWVLVNRDKIMTKAQKAVQARMYAQFVTVVLLLASVVLSQYENKLQPDKGKDREHQRWEQALKAAELQEKRVGGASFSSNEDRINAKIFK; via the coding sequence ATGAAGATCCTAACGTCGCAAGAGATCAAGGACCACAGCGCGTACACGCTCAAGGGCGGGCTGTACGGTTGTCTCGCCGGGCTCGCCGTCTCCGGGCTCGTGTTCCGGTTGGGCCCGAGACGGTTCCCGCGGTTCCAGCCGCAAGGCATGCCCTGGTCCATCCGGACCGCGCTGTTCATCGCTCCGCCCACCCTGCTGACGGCGATCTTCGCGGAGGAGGCCTCCAACAAGTTCGACTCCCTGACGTACTCGGGGGACTACAACAGGGAACAGTCGCAGCGGGACAGGCTCGAGAGGGAGGGGATGTCCCTCAAGGACAGGGCCGTCGCCTCGCTGTCCGTCCACAAGTACAAGATCATCACGACGCTGTGGGCAGGGTCCCTGTGGGGGTCCTGGGTCCTCGTCAACAGGGACAAGATCATGACAAAGGCACAGAAGGCTGTCCAGGCAAGGATGTACGCGCAGTTCGTGACTGTCGTGTTGCTGCTGGCGTCTGTGGTGCTGTCCCAGTACGAGAACAAGTTGCAGCCGGACAAGGGCAAGGACAGGGAGCACCAGCGGTGGGAACAGGCGTTGAAGGCTGCCGAGTTGCAGGAGAAACGCGTCGGCGGTGCCAGCTTCTCCTCCAACGAGGACAGGATCAACGccaagatcttcaagtGA
- the TIM23 gene encoding protein transporter TIM23 (similar to Saccharomyces cerevisiae TIM23 (YNR017W); ancestral locus Anc_6.312), with amino-acid sequence MAHHCVLRITSPATKRRFRRRYFKLQSRTRTRTSVAVGEAVLEPLAALGARMSEEQRHPVGGVSGLLTNPLQLHPLAGLERGVEYMDLEEEQLSTMEGSQGLIPSRGWTDDLCYGTGAVYLTGLGLGGVSGVLQGLRAIPSADAPGKLKLNTVLNSVTKRGPFLGNTAGVLALSYNVVNSSLDAWRGKHDAAGSIASGALVGTLFRSSRGPKQMLISGSLMAGVCALWSGLKDKVLSP; translated from the coding sequence ATGGCCCACCACTGTGTACTACGTATAACATCACCCGCGACGAAACGTCGCTTTCGAAGACGATACTTCAAACTGCAgtcgaggacgaggacgaggacgagcgttgctgttggtgaaGCTGTTCTGGAGCCGCTGGCAGCGCTAGGAGCACGAATGAGCGAGGAACAGAGACACCCAGTGGGCGGCGTGTCCGGGCTGCTGACGAACCCGCTGCAGTTGCACCCTCTCGCAGGGCTGGAACGGGGCGTCGAGTACATGGATCTTGAGGAGGAGCAACTGTCGACGATGGAGGGGTCCCAGGGCTTGATCCCCTCGCGCGGGTGGACGGATGACCTGTGCTACGGGACCGGGGCAGTGTACCTCACGGGCTTGGGCCTCGGGGGGGTCTCCGGGGTTCTGCAGGGCCTGCGCGCGATCCCCTCCGCGGACGCGCCGGggaagttgaagttgaacacGGTGCTGAACAGCGTCACCAAGAGGGGGCCCTTCCTGGGGAACACCGCGGGGGTGCTGGCCCTGTCGTACAACGTGGTGAACTCGTCGCTGGACGCATGGAGGGGCAAGCACGACGCGGCAGGGTCCATTGCAAGCGGCGCCCTCGTCGGGACCCTCTTCAGGTCCTCGAGGGGGCCCAAGCAGATGCTCATCTCAGGGTCCCTCATGGCAGGCGTATGTGCGCTCTGGTCCGGGCTCAAGGACAAGGTGCTGTCCCCGTGA
- the SMM1 gene encoding tRNA-dihydrouridine(20) synthase (NAD(+)) (similar to Saccharomyces cerevisiae SMM1 (YNR015W); ancestral locus Anc_6.310) produces the protein MSGGRAGVYAGKLCWAPMVRAGELPSRLLALQHGCDLVWSPEIVDKKILQTERRVVAGTPTIVEYVVPATLRGKGRQGPGECVFRTAPSLEAESRGLVFQLGSCDAELAVRAALHVVKDVSGIDLNAGCPKHFSVHSGMGAALLSTPDLLCEILEALVQRVGRPHDIPISVKIRLLPEQSATLLLVERLCKTTGISNLTVHCRTRDTRNSAPPDRSYVRQLHEVCQRHGVSLVLNGGIRSRGDYEQVCRDELQLDPTRDLGGMIAESAERNPTVFRRAGPLPWTTYVPQYIREATARGNHLGNTKYMLGRMVPGKSRFYRLFTACKTAESVEKVARELEQASEDPPESSKRPRR, from the coding sequence ATGTCTGGCGGGCGTGCGGGTGTGTACGCCGGTAAGTTGTGCTGGGCGCCGATGGTGCGGGCCGGTGAGCTGCCCTCGCGGCTGCTCGCGCTGCAGCACGGGTGCGACCTCGTGTGGTCCCCCGAGATAGTGGACAAGAAGATCCTCCAGACCGAGCGGCGCGTGGTGGCCGGGACCCCGACGATCGTCGAGTACGTGGTCCCCGCGACGCTTCGTGGCAAGGGCCGCCAGGGCCCCGGAGAGTGTGTGTTCCGGACCGCGCCGTCGCTCGAGGCCGAGTCCCGCGGGCTGGTGTTCCAATTGGGGTCCTGCGACGCCGAGCTGGCCGTCCGTGCCGCGCTGCACGTCGTCAAGGACGTCAGCGGGATCGACCTCAACGCTGGGTGCCCGAAGCATTTCTCCGTGCACAGCGGGATGGGTGCTGCGCTGCTGTCGACCCCGGACCTGCTCTGCGAGATTCTCGAGGCGCTGGTGCAGCGAGTGGGCCGCCCACACGACATCCCCATCAGTGTGAAGATCCGGCTTCTCCCCGAGCAGTCCGCCACGCTGCTGCTCGTGGAGCGTCTGTGCAAGACCACGGGGATCTCGAACCTGACGGTCCACTGCCGGACGCGCGACACACGGAACAGTGCACCGCCGGACCGGTCGTACGTGCGGCAGCTCCACGAGGTGTGCCAGCGGCACGGCGTATCCCTCGTGCTCAACGGCGGGATACGCAGCCGCGGGGACTACGAGCAAGTGTGCCGCGATGAGCTGCAATTGGACCCCACGAGAGACCTCGGTGGGATGATCGCAGAGTCTGCGGAGAGGAACCCGACCGTGTTCCGCCGGGCGGGGCCGCTGCCCTGGACGACATACGTCCCGCAGTACATCCGCGAGGCCACTGCGCGCGGGAACCACCTGGGGAACACAAAGTACATGCTGGGCCGCATGGTCCCTGGCAAGTCCCGCTTCTACCGACTGTTCACGGCGTGCAAGACCGCGGAGTCCGTCGAGAAAGTGGCCAGGGAGCTCGAGCAGGCCTCAGAGGACCCGCCGGAGTCCTCGAAACGCCCACGACGCTAG
- the PHO91 gene encoding Pho91p (similar to Saccharomyces cerevisiae PHO91 (YNR013C); ancestral locus Anc_6.308) — translation MKFSHSLQFNAVPEWQSKYIAYSHLKKLIYTLQREKLYSRPAGGPGAAPDEEQQPLLAAGDPYVARFVADLDYELRKIDKFFISQETGLLANYSELRDDVHEFEFDLATQRRPSYADGVASAGRRRHPRSGSLSSEDSINSFFSQESAATAPGATAPAAALASGTSRATNWGSLFGSASLDDDNSQLELDAAAISPLLRHKLSLKKRMIAMFTQLSELREFIELNRTGFAKICKKFDKSLNTNIKRAYVDSLPDKSHVFKEETLQKIKDIISETIAEYAKLQLRGSAAAPSNDDDDHVSLPDYEEAEKELSSHLRDHVVWERNTVWKDMMNLERKYQNAKREDTAVGHTHGEKPFKELIEQRSLRDTVRVLLKSHAAINFTWITLCFLALVKWIHIFDDPHQQHCFAILLYASLLWATETIPLFVTSLLVPFLIVLLPVLKDPVTHDAMDAIHSSQYILSSMWSSVIMLLLGGFTLAAALSKYNIAKVLSTYILSSAGTNPQIILLTNMGVALFVSMWVSNVAAPVLCYSIIQPLLRTLPSQSSYSKSLILGIALASNIGGMASPIASPQNIFSFGMMSPTPSWGEWFLVSIPVCIISIVLVWIILLLSFPRDPNVKILQLHPLRDPFTATQWFVAVTSLGTIILWCMSNQLSGLMGEMGIISIIPMLLFFGTGLLSSDDFNNFMWTIVVLAMGGSTLGKAVSNSGLLSTIALHVKHVIEDQSLFVIVVVFGLSALVVATFVSHTVAAMILVPLMGEIGENLPEDHSRLLIMITAMLCSCAMGLPTSGFPNVTAISMIDEVGDRYLNVAIFISRGVPASLFCYAVVVTVGYGIMRLIGF, via the coding sequence ATGAAGTTCTCACACTCGCTGCAGTTCAATGCGGTGCCCGAGTGGCAGTCGAAGTACATCGCGTACTCGCACctcaagaaactgataTACACGTTGCAAAGGGAGAAACTGTACTCGCGTCCAGCTGGTGGGCCAGGGGCTGCGCCAGATGAGGAGCAACAGCCCTTGCTTGCAGCAGGGGACCCCTACGTGGCACGGTTTGTCGCTGACTTGGATTACGAGCTGCGCAAGATAGACAAGTTCTTCATCTCGCAGGAGACTGGGTTGCTCGCTAACTACAGCGAGTTGAGGGACGACGTCCACGAGTTCGAGTTCGATTTGGCCACGCAGCGGAGACCGTCGTACGCGGACGGCGTCGCATCCGCGGGCCGCAGAAGACACCCGCGCAGCGGGTCCCTATCCTCAGAGGACTCGATCAACTCGTTCTTCTCGCAGGAGTCTGCAGCGACGGCACCCGGTGCCACGGCACCAGCGGCGGCACTTGCGTCGGGGACATCCCGCGCGACCAATTGGGGGTCCCTCTTCGGGTCTGCGTCCTTGGACGACGACAATTCGCAACTGGAATTGGACGCCGCCGCGATTTCGCCCCTTCTCAGACACAAACTCAGTCTCAAGAAACGAATGATCGCGATGTTCACGCAGCTTTCCGAATTGCGCGAGTTCATAGAACTCAACCGTACCGGGTTCGCCAAGATCTGTAAGAAATTCGACAAGTCCCTCAACACGAACATCAAGAGAGCGTACGTCGACTCGTTGCCGGACAAATCGCACGTCTTCAAGGAGGAAACACTCCAGAAGatcaaagatatcatcaGCGAGACTATCGCCGAGTACGCGAAGTTGCAACTCAGGGGGTCCGCGGCAGCACCCTccaacgacgacgacgaccACGTAAGTTTGCCGGACTACGAGGAGGCGGAGAAGGAATTGTCCTCGCACTTGCGCGACCACGTCGTTTGGGAGAGAAACACCGTCTGGAAGGACATGATGAACTTGGAGAGGAAGTACCAGAACGCAAAGAGGGAGGACACCGCCGTGGGACACACGCACGGGGAGAAACCGTTCAAGGAACTCATTGAGCAGAGGTCGCTGCGTGACACGGTCAGAGTCCTGCTCAAATCGCACGCGGCGATCAATTTCACATGGATCACGCTGTGCTTCCTCGCGCTCGTCAAGTGGATACACATTTTTGACGATCCGCATCAACAACACTGCTTCGCAATCCTCCTCTACGCATCGCTCCTGTGGGCAACAGAGACAATTCCACTGTTTGTCACCTCTTTGCTAGTCCCCTTCCTGATCGTGTTGCTCCCCGTATTGAAGGACCCGGTGACCCACGATGCAATGGACGCAATCCACTCCTCGCAGTACATCCTCTCGTCCATGTGGTCCAGCGTCATCATGCTACTTTTGGGGGGGTTTACTTTGGCAGCGGCATTGTCCAAGTACAACATCGCTAAAGTGCTCTCCACTTACATCCTCTCCTCAGCGGGGACAAACCCGCAGATCATCCTGCTTACAAACATGGGTGTCGCGCTGTTCGTGTCCATGTGGGTTTCGAACGTTGCAGCGCCGGTCCTGTGCTACTCAATCATCCAACCACTGCTCAGAACACTCCCCTCGCAGAGCTCGTACTCGAAATCACTCATCTTGGGGATCGCGCTAGCGTCAAACATCGGCGGGATGGCGTCCCCGATCGCATCCCCGCAAAATATCTTCTCCTTCGGGATGATGTCCCCAACCCCTTCTTGGGGGGAATGGTTCCTCGTGTCCATCCCAGTGTGTATCATTTCCATCGTGCTCGTGTGGATCATCCTGCTGTTGTCCTTCCCTAGGGACCCCAACGTCAAGATCTTGCAACTACACCCTCTCAGAGACCCGTTCACCGCGACACAATGGTTTGTCGCAGTGACCTCCTTGGGGACAATTATCCTGTGGTGTATGTCCAACCAACTATCCGGCCTGATGGGGGAAATGGGGATTATTTCGATTATCCCCATGCTCCTATTCTTTGGTACAGGGCTGCTCAGCTCAGACGatttcaacaacttcatGTGGACCATCGTCGTACTGGCAATGGGCGGGTCTACCTTGGGGAAGGCCGTATCCAACAGTGGGCTTCTTTCGACGATCGCATTGCACGTGAAGCACGTCATTGAGGACCAATCGCTCTTTGTGATCGTGGTCGTTTTCGGGCTCTCCGCCCTCGTCGTCGCCACTTTTGTATCACACACCGTGGCAGCGATGATCCTCGTGCCCCTGATGGGGGAGATTGGCGAGAACTTGCCGGAAGATCACTCGAGGCTGCTCATCATGATCACGGCAATGCTGTGCTCCTGTGCAATGGGGCTGCCCACCTCAGGGTTCCCCAACGTCACGGCCATCTCCATGATCGACGAGGTCGGAGACAGGTACTTGAACGTCGCGATCTTTATCAGCAGAGGTGTACCTGCAAGTTTGTTCTGCTACGCGGTCGTCGTCACCGTCGGGTACGGTATCATGAGACTGATCGGATTCTAA
- the URK1 gene encoding uridine kinase URK1 (similar to Saccharomyces cerevisiae URK1 (YNR012W); ancestral locus Anc_6.307) — MCIRNETIENSGDNMTVEDTSGNTRVPRYQPPWNTPYIIGIGGTSGSGKTSVASQIVTAINVPWTVLLSLDNFYKPLTPEEGKAAFENKYDFDNPRAIDMDLAYHCLRSLKEGKCFEVPVYSFVNHNRVPGKSIRIYGASVIILEGIYALQDVRILDLMNLKIYVDADLDVCLARRLSRDIVERGRDLDGCLSQWERFVKPNAVKYVRPTMRNADVVVPSMSDNRVAVEYLVSHIRSKLRAKSYEHVKELNLLEGTDLTPLDENPRVHKMHKTPQVLALITMLLDKTVCREDFIFYFDRLSTILLSKVLENIPLEGHTEIVTASNNAMANSAMINFDKVAAVDLIRSGDCFIHSLRKTLPNVPIGKLLIQSDSYTGEPQLHCEFLPRGINKFKKVMLLETQIISGASMVMAIQVLLDHGVSVSCIDVVVFTATEQGLRRILNAFDGKVNVYVAILVTTEQLHNGNKEWCLSRFVERLYFGCP; from the coding sequence ATGTGCATCCGCAATGAGACTATTGAGAACAGCGGGGATAATATGACAGTAGAAGACACTTCTGGAAACACACGCGTGCCACGGTACCAACCGCCTTGGAACACGCCGTATATCATTGGCATTGGTGGTACGTCTGGATCCGGGAAGACCTCAGTGGCCTCGCAGATTGTGACCGCTATAAATGTGCCCTGGACCGTGCTCTTATCACTGGATAACTTTTACAAGCCATTGACTCCGGAGGAAGGGAAAGCAGCCTTCGAGAACAAGTACGATTTTGATAATCCACGCGCAATTGATATGGATTTGGCATACCACTGCCTCCGCAGCTTGAAGGAGGGGAAGTGTTTCGAAGTCCCAGTGTACAGTTTTGTCAACCACAATAGGGTACCTGGGAAGTCGATAAGAATATACGGTGCATCGGTGATTATCTTGGAAGGTATATATGCCCTACAAGATGTGAGAATCTTGGATTTaatgaatttgaagatataCGTCGATGCTGACTTAGATGTGTGCCTGGCAAGAAGGCTATCTAGAGATATTGTCGAAAGAGGGAGGGACCTGGACGGTTGTTTGAGCCAATGGGAAAGGTTTGTGAAGCCGAACGCAGTGAAATACGTAAGACCGACAATGCGGAATGCGGATGTCGTAGTGCCGTCTATGAGCGACAACAGGGTTGCTGTAGAGTACTTGGTCAGCCATATTAGGTCGAAATTGCGGGCAAAATCGTACGAGCATGTCAAGGAACTGAATCTATTGGAGGGCACCGATCTGACGCCACTGGACGAAAACCCGAGAGTACACAAGATGCACAAGACTCCACAGGTGCTCGCGTTGATCACGATGCTCCTGGACAAAACTGTCTGCAGAGAGGATTTCATCTTTTATTTTGATAGACTCTCGACCATATTACTGTCCAAAGTGCTCGAGAATATCCCGCTTGAGGGCCACACTGAAATAGTCACTGCTTCGAATAACGCGATGGCGAATTCAGCGATGATAAATTTTGATAAAGTGGCCGCAGTGGACTTGATTCGCTCTGGGGACTGTTTTATACACTCGCTCCGGAAGACACTTCCAAACGTGCCCATAGGGAAGCTCCTTATCCAATCGGACTCGTACACGGGAGAGCCACAATTGCACTGCGAGTTTCTTCCGAGGGGGAttaacaaattcaaaaaagtcATGTTGCTGGAGACGCAGATCATCAGTGGTGCATCCATGGTTATGGCGATCCAAGTCCTGCTGGACCACGGGGTCTCCGTTTCTTGCATCGATGTGGTCGTGTTCACCGCTACAGAACAAGGATTGCGGAGGATTCTTAATGCATTCGACGGTAAAGTGAACGTCTATGTCGCGATACTCGTCACTACAGAACAATTGCACAATGGGAACAAGGAGTGGTGTCTTTCTCGATTCGTGGAGAGGTTGTACTTTGGCTGTCCGTGA